A stretch of Marinobacter sp. F4206 DNA encodes these proteins:
- a CDS encoding lysylphosphatidylglycerol synthase transmembrane domain-containing protein produces the protein MKWLQHPAAGFVLKWGFASCLVVVVLFSVDLGILWQELSRLPVNLLVPTLVLTVFQVLLSAWRWRYTAGLLGAPLPFGTAVREYYLASFLNQLLPGGMLGDVNRAWRHGAVSGQPLDAIHGVAIERLSGQLVLGLTVTVALAWLMLSGTLVMASQWWMWLLPGLALFVVWLSRAVARSHVGMARYFRRLRGDIVRTLLKWPAFPVQMGTSLLVLASYLGVFMVLAYGAGYLGSWNALALTAALCSLLLLSMVIPVTVSGWGIREGAAALLWPMAGLPPEQGVALSVGYGALVFLSTLPGLVFLVTRLRRSGSRAFQPIRKSPDQRAYHFPD, from the coding sequence ATGAAGTGGCTCCAACACCCCGCTGCCGGGTTTGTGCTGAAATGGGGCTTCGCATCGTGTCTGGTCGTCGTGGTGCTTTTTTCCGTCGACCTCGGGATCCTTTGGCAGGAATTGTCACGGTTGCCAGTGAACCTCCTTGTGCCGACTCTCGTGTTGACTGTGTTTCAAGTGTTGCTGTCGGCTTGGCGTTGGCGCTACACCGCCGGGCTTCTGGGAGCACCGTTACCGTTCGGGACGGCGGTTCGTGAATACTACCTGGCGAGCTTCCTTAATCAGTTGCTGCCTGGAGGAATGTTGGGGGACGTCAACCGGGCATGGCGACACGGAGCAGTCAGTGGTCAGCCGCTGGATGCAATCCACGGTGTTGCGATCGAGCGATTGTCAGGGCAGCTCGTATTGGGCCTTACCGTCACTGTCGCTCTGGCCTGGCTGATGCTTTCCGGAACGCTGGTCATGGCGTCGCAGTGGTGGATGTGGCTGCTACCGGGACTTGCGCTTTTTGTCGTCTGGCTAAGCCGCGCAGTTGCTCGCTCCCATGTTGGTATGGCCCGATACTTCCGGCGGCTTAGAGGGGATATCGTCCGCACGCTGCTGAAGTGGCCGGCGTTTCCCGTTCAGATGGGTACCTCTCTTCTTGTCCTCGCCAGTTACCTCGGGGTCTTTATGGTGTTGGCCTATGGGGCCGGTTACCTGGGAAGTTGGAATGCCCTGGCATTAACCGCAGCACTCTGTAGCCTTCTGCTACTGAGTATGGTCATTCCGGTCACCGTATCGGGGTGGGGGATTCGGGAAGGCGCCGCTGCCCTTTTGTGGCCGATGGCAGGATTGCCGCCGGAGCAGGGGGTAGCGCTGAGTGTCGGCTATGGCGCCTTGGTTTTTCTGTCTACGTTGCCGGGACTGGTGTTCCTGGTTACCCGGTTAAGACGTTCAGGATCCAGGGCCTTTCAGCCGATCAGGAAAAGTCCAGATCAAAGAGCATATCACTTCCCAGATTAA
- the galU gene encoding UTP--glucose-1-phosphate uridylyltransferase GalU, protein MIKKCLFPVAGYGTRFLPATKAMPKEILPVVNKPLVQYGVEEAAEAGIHEFGFVTGRGKRAIEDHFDISYELEHQIAGSGKEDLLASIRDLIDNNTFAFTRQNEMKGLGHAILTGRNLVGDNPFAVVLADDFCLGPDGEDGVLAQMVKLYNQFRCSIVAIEEVPENETHKYGVIAGDSMKDGLYRITDMVEKPAPEDAPSNLAIIGRYILTPDIFDIIERTPAGKNGEVQITDALLEQAQNGCVLAYQFKGRRFDCGSIDGFVEATNYVYENIYKKGN, encoded by the coding sequence ATGATCAAAAAATGCCTGTTCCCCGTTGCCGGATACGGCACCCGCTTTCTTCCCGCCACCAAGGCCATGCCGAAAGAAATTCTCCCCGTCGTCAACAAACCGCTGGTGCAATATGGGGTGGAAGAAGCGGCAGAAGCCGGCATCCATGAATTTGGCTTTGTCACTGGGCGAGGCAAACGGGCCATAGAGGACCATTTCGATATCAGCTACGAGCTGGAGCACCAGATTGCCGGGTCCGGCAAGGAGGATCTGCTGGCATCCATTCGCGACCTGATCGACAACAACACCTTTGCGTTTACCCGCCAGAATGAGATGAAGGGACTTGGCCACGCCATCCTGACCGGGCGCAACCTTGTTGGAGACAACCCTTTCGCCGTGGTTCTGGCAGACGACTTCTGCCTCGGACCTGACGGCGAAGACGGTGTGCTGGCGCAGATGGTCAAGCTTTACAACCAGTTCCGCTGTTCCATCGTTGCCATCGAAGAAGTTCCAGAGAACGAAACCCACAAATATGGTGTGATTGCGGGAGACTCCATGAAAGATGGCCTGTACCGCATTACCGACATGGTGGAAAAGCCGGCGCCTGAAGACGCGCCCAGTAACCTCGCCATTATTGGTCGCTACATTCTGACCCCGGACATCTTCGACATCATTGAGCGGACGCCAGCCGGCAAGAACGGCGAAGTACAGATCACCGATGCCCTCCTGGAACAGGCCCAGAACGGCTGCGTGCTGGCCTACCAGTTCAAGGGTCGTCGCTTTGACTGCGGGAGTATCGACGGCTTTGTGGAAGCCACAAATTACGTGTACGAGAACATCTACAAGAAAGGAAACTGA
- a CDS encoding RibD family protein, which yields MAAQALDIEAAWQLVLKAVNRSDVTLAVPSTNEVAVRLNGQGAWHLLHPATEQARDLLSLFLPLCRPLASGVSHRVVGQLGQSLDGRIATVTGRSRFINGDDGITHLHRIRAVSDAVIVGAGTASTDNPRLTVRRTQGPNPVRVVIDRHRRVPESHHLFTDGAAPTLRLVGGQYESRTRTAIEGDVIEVPCLGNEQEHDIVSPTTILRVLSDFGLRRIFVEGGGVTVSAFLRAGLLDRLHVMVAPMIIGSGRPAFSLPEIDLLEDALRPQSQLINLGSDMLFDLDFS from the coding sequence ATGGCTGCACAAGCATTGGACATTGAGGCTGCCTGGCAACTGGTGCTGAAAGCTGTCAATCGCAGCGATGTGACCCTGGCGGTGCCTTCCACCAACGAGGTTGCGGTGCGCCTTAATGGCCAGGGCGCCTGGCATCTTCTCCACCCGGCCACCGAACAGGCCAGAGATCTTCTGTCCCTGTTTCTTCCCTTGTGCAGGCCTCTTGCCTCCGGCGTTTCACACCGCGTCGTCGGACAGCTCGGCCAGAGCCTGGATGGCCGAATTGCAACCGTAACCGGGCGATCACGCTTTATTAACGGCGACGACGGCATTACTCACCTGCACCGAATCAGGGCAGTGTCGGACGCTGTGATCGTAGGGGCGGGTACCGCGAGCACAGACAACCCCAGACTGACCGTTAGACGCACTCAGGGACCCAATCCGGTGCGGGTAGTCATCGACCGGCATCGTCGGGTTCCGGAAAGCCACCACCTGTTCACCGACGGCGCAGCCCCCACACTGCGGCTGGTCGGGGGACAATACGAATCCAGGACTCGAACTGCAATTGAGGGAGACGTAATTGAAGTGCCCTGCCTTGGTAATGAGCAGGAGCACGACATTGTCAGTCCGACGACGATTCTCCGGGTGCTGTCCGACTTCGGCCTTCGGAGAATTTTTGTCGAAGGCGGCGGTGTCACGGTTTCCGCGTTCCTTCGTGCCGGCCTGCTCGACCGGTTACATGTCATGGTAGCTCCCATGATTATCGGAAGTGGCAGACCCGCCTTCTCCCTGCCTGAGATTGATCTATTGGAGGATGCTCTGCGTCCGCAATCCCAACTGATTAATCTGGGAAGTGATATGCTCTTTGATCTGGACTTTTCCTGA
- a CDS encoding glycosyltransferase family 4 protein, translated as MLQSDSSWAIEFVVPGDPHQNTGGYRYVRLLAEALSQSGFAARVIGLPGSFPRPDAEAANALDRHLGACTSGALVVLDGLAMGGLPDVVAAHASRLNLIALVHHPLADETGLSATEQQWFFEHEKRALAAAGKVITTSRFTAERLSDYGVPAERIRTVEPGVSPIVESSKLSTSVRVPGDGPNLLCVAHLSPRKAQHHLIEALSELETLPWHCTLAGATDRNPAYSDQVRAQVESAGLGSRVDITGEVSRERLGELYHQADLFVFPSLYEGYGMVIDEALAAGLPVIASNGGALSQTAARGGVVQYEAGDVGSLSARLAAWLAHPRELVHRTRLAEQESARIKSWRQAASNFQSAVADLAVISRQSVFDSEWLRCREGADHAARVGKLTSDLGHWLRKTCLAQDEQARRESGVTVVDLGAGRGSNAVYLVPALPLPQQWLLLDQDAALLAEARERLTSADIGLSISQAQLSAGSLDRHIPDEVSLVTASALIDLVSKTWLKALVDAVVARQSALLVVLSYAGRFDLNPPHKHDARLRALVNRHQHRDKGVGQALGAGATPVLKGLMESAGYTVTVADSLWRLGKGDAVLIGKLIQGWVEAAREQDSAGTDWLAGWLADRREQLTAGNLFVTVHHVDLLALPADRQR; from the coding sequence ATGCTGCAATCTGACTCGTCCTGGGCAATCGAGTTTGTTGTCCCGGGGGATCCGCACCAGAACACGGGAGGCTACCGTTATGTTCGCCTTCTGGCCGAAGCGCTCAGTCAATCAGGCTTCGCTGCTCGGGTTATCGGCTTGCCCGGATCCTTTCCCCGGCCTGACGCGGAGGCGGCAAATGCGCTGGACCGGCATCTGGGGGCTTGTACCAGTGGTGCGCTGGTCGTGCTCGATGGCCTGGCCATGGGCGGTTTGCCCGACGTTGTGGCAGCGCACGCCTCACGATTGAACCTTATTGCGTTGGTGCATCATCCCCTGGCCGACGAAACCGGTCTCAGCGCAACCGAACAGCAGTGGTTTTTCGAGCATGAAAAAAGGGCGCTGGCGGCGGCCGGTAAGGTGATTACCACGAGCCGATTTACCGCGGAACGATTGTCGGATTACGGCGTCCCCGCGGAACGCATCCGGACTGTCGAACCGGGTGTGTCGCCGATAGTCGAGTCCTCAAAATTATCAACTTCAGTCCGGGTTCCAGGTGACGGACCGAATCTACTGTGCGTCGCACATCTTTCGCCGCGGAAGGCGCAGCATCACTTGATAGAAGCCCTGAGTGAACTGGAAACACTGCCCTGGCATTGTACTTTGGCGGGAGCCACGGACCGGAATCCAGCATACAGCGATCAAGTCAGGGCGCAGGTCGAATCCGCAGGGCTGGGAAGCCGGGTAGATATTACCGGTGAAGTCAGCAGAGAGCGACTTGGTGAACTCTATCATCAGGCGGATCTGTTCGTGTTTCCGTCACTGTACGAAGGCTACGGCATGGTGATTGACGAAGCGCTTGCAGCGGGCCTGCCGGTGATTGCCTCCAATGGTGGGGCCCTGTCGCAAACGGCTGCTCGTGGAGGCGTGGTGCAATATGAGGCTGGCGACGTTGGCTCGTTGTCTGCCAGGTTGGCGGCATGGCTGGCTCACCCGAGGGAATTGGTGCATCGAACACGGCTGGCCGAACAGGAGTCGGCCCGGATAAAAAGCTGGCGACAGGCGGCCAGCAATTTTCAGTCCGCAGTGGCGGATCTGGCGGTCATCAGCCGGCAGAGTGTATTCGACAGTGAATGGCTTCGGTGTCGGGAAGGCGCCGATCATGCCGCTCGCGTCGGAAAACTCACATCGGATCTCGGCCACTGGCTCCGAAAGACCTGCCTCGCGCAGGATGAACAAGCTCGTCGCGAATCGGGAGTTACCGTTGTTGATCTTGGCGCTGGCCGGGGTTCCAACGCCGTTTATCTTGTTCCGGCGCTTCCGCTACCTCAACAGTGGCTGTTGCTGGACCAGGATGCGGCTTTGCTGGCGGAGGCCCGGGAGCGGCTGACAAGCGCGGACATCGGATTATCAATTTCGCAGGCTCAACTGAGTGCGGGCTCCCTGGATCGTCACATTCCCGACGAGGTCAGCCTGGTCACGGCATCAGCATTGATCGACCTGGTGTCGAAGACCTGGCTGAAAGCTCTGGTGGATGCAGTCGTTGCCCGACAATCGGCTCTGCTGGTGGTGCTGAGTTACGCCGGGCGCTTCGATCTGAACCCGCCACACAAGCATGATGCCCGCCTTCGGGCACTGGTCAACCGTCACCAGCATCGCGACAAGGGGGTGGGGCAGGCCCTCGGGGCTGGCGCCACACCGGTCCTGAAAGGTCTCATGGAGAGTGCGGGGTATACGGTAACCGTTGCAGACAGCCTCTGGCGTCTTGGAAAAGGGGACGCAGTTCTGATTGGCAAGCTTATCCAGGGGTGGGTCGAAGCGGCGAGAGAGCAGGATTCCGCCGGGACTGACTGGCTGGCAGGGTGGTTGGCCGATCGCAGGGAGCAGCTAACGGCTGGCAACCTCTTTGTTACCGTCCACCACGTCGATCTGCTTGCCCTGCCTGCGGACCGACAAAGATGA
- a CDS encoding XRE family transcriptional regulator produces the protein MRYLQTFNRRLRQIREDGRLSRWDVAQMCGVEETQVRSWEAADARHRSYPNVTELLDFCMRTETPLENLLDLEEPGGDGQLELPGLAFSNSDDLSVALKELEREINRVQLSEEEVELLRRFRNTSTENRRMVLQILGG, from the coding sequence ATGCGGTACCTGCAAACGTTCAATCGTCGCTTGCGGCAGATTCGCGAGGACGGCCGACTTTCCCGGTGGGACGTGGCTCAAATGTGTGGCGTGGAGGAAACCCAGGTCAGAAGCTGGGAAGCGGCCGATGCCCGGCATCGTAGTTATCCCAACGTGACCGAGTTGCTGGATTTTTGCATGCGAACCGAGACACCCCTGGAGAATCTGCTGGATCTGGAAGAGCCCGGCGGGGACGGCCAGCTGGAGTTGCCGGGGCTGGCGTTCAGCAACAGCGATGATTTGTCGGTTGCTCTCAAAGAACTGGAGCGGGAAATCAACCGTGTCCAGTTGTCGGAGGAGGAAGTTGAACTGCTGCGCCGGTTCCGCAACACCTCCACGGAGAACCGGCGCATGGTTCTTCAGATACTGGGCGGCTAG
- a CDS encoding ShlB/FhaC/HecB family hemolysin secretion/activation protein, protein MCVSLINVGAASGYEGVNESADVYPGELLPSVARYVASKVNVTGSSSRDNDRASGSLGLASDGLGWSKQRLRLNYRDSVSQRENHESSTLMLNYGLSVSNFDIGMEFEEGESTGVSLGDGNRFDSESEHSAFRLNGSRALFSRHGFSLSSLFNHSAGGSSTADATGWAEETQYQISKLGLEVREDHELVAGLQSSTSLRAFGGVESRAVTGTSGPNQTEEKFQKVAVSAAIHRDVHNWTLGLGGQYQFAGDDLPSTERIQVAGPSLAKGYSGQTKYVAEGGWLRLQAGSPTFRVPALKGFQSSVQMALLRGWTPGGESDGPQEGGASVGEVSLKLDARDFYASLSVGKMLAVTDPEMDLPSHPDLSFSIFVDM, encoded by the coding sequence TTGTGCGTTTCACTCATTAATGTCGGCGCTGCATCGGGTTATGAAGGCGTAAATGAGTCTGCAGACGTCTATCCCGGTGAGCTGTTGCCGTCTGTGGCCCGGTATGTGGCGTCCAAAGTCAATGTCACGGGCTCTTCGAGTCGTGACAACGATCGCGCATCCGGGAGTCTGGGTCTTGCGAGCGATGGCCTCGGCTGGTCAAAACAGCGGCTCAGACTCAATTATCGTGACAGTGTCTCCCAGCGTGAGAATCATGAATCCAGCACCCTGATGCTCAATTACGGGCTTTCAGTGTCGAACTTTGATATTGGCATGGAGTTCGAGGAGGGTGAATCGACTGGGGTAAGCCTCGGAGACGGCAACAGATTCGATTCCGAAAGCGAACACAGTGCCTTCAGACTCAATGGTAGCCGCGCATTGTTTTCCCGGCATGGATTCTCCCTGAGCAGTCTTTTCAATCATTCAGCCGGGGGCTCGAGTACAGCCGATGCGACCGGCTGGGCCGAAGAGACCCAGTACCAGATTTCGAAGCTCGGCCTGGAAGTACGCGAAGATCACGAGTTGGTGGCGGGCCTGCAGTCCTCGACGAGCCTGAGGGCGTTCGGAGGTGTCGAGTCCCGGGCAGTCACGGGCACCTCGGGCCCCAACCAGACGGAGGAAAAGTTTCAGAAGGTCGCGGTGTCCGCAGCCATTCATCGGGATGTTCACAACTGGACCCTGGGATTGGGTGGGCAGTACCAGTTTGCAGGGGACGATCTACCTTCCACCGAGCGGATTCAGGTTGCTGGGCCGTCCCTGGCCAAGGGCTATAGCGGGCAAACGAAGTACGTCGCGGAAGGTGGCTGGTTGCGTCTTCAGGCGGGAAGTCCGACATTCCGGGTTCCGGCCTTGAAGGGGTTTCAGTCGTCTGTTCAGATGGCCTTGCTCCGGGGATGGACCCCCGGCGGGGAGTCCGATGGTCCGCAAGAGGGAGGAGCGAGTGTCGGTGAAGTTTCCCTCAAACTTGATGCCCGTGATTTCTACGCTTCCTTGAGTGTTGGCAAAATGCTGGCCGTTACGGACCCTGAGATGGACCTTCCGAGTCATCCTGACCTTTCTTTTTCCATTTTCGTCGATATGTAA